A genomic window from Glycine soja cultivar W05 chromosome 10, ASM419377v2, whole genome shotgun sequence includes:
- the LOC114372129 gene encoding folate-biopterin transporter 1, chloroplastic-like isoform X1: MNCVYILSLIPYLPSNFSNYYPSLPRRTPIVTHSARFRRRTRRNPPEMEISGTVPSSGSSFRLSSDDGDPLLGSRIGAGTDDGDALTTETDPEVSSSSRIAARKNKYRTSSIKLFGVELSPDNVAVAMVYFVQGVLGLARLAVNFYLKDDLHLDPAEAAVLSGFSALPWLVKPLYGFISDSVPLFGYRRRSYLVLSGLLGALSWSLMATFVDNKYSAGFCILLGSLSVAFSDVVVDSMVVERARGESQSTSGSLQSLCWGSSAFGGIVSSYFSGSLLDAYGVRFVFGVTSLLPLITSVVAVLVKEQPMIGTARGLNLLFSGPEFLESSKQRIIQLWGSVRQRSVFLPTLFIFLWQATPQSDSAMFYFTTNSLGFTPEFLGRVKLVTSIASLLGVGLYNGFLKNVPLRKVFFATTLLGSTLGMTQVFLVTGLNRKFGISDEWFAIGDSLILTVLSQASFMPVLVLAARLCPEGMEATLFATLMSVSNGGSVVGGLLGAGLTQLFGITKDRFDNLAALIILCNLSSLLPLPLLGLLPGDNPDMNEEDNSDIEMKCN, from the exons ATGAATTGTGTGTATATTTTGTCTTTAATACCATATTTACCCTCCAATTTTTCCAACTATTATCCTTCTCTTCCACGCCGCACGCCAATTGTCACTCATTCAGCGCGATTCCGCCGGAGAACGCGTCGGAATCCGCCGGAAATGGAAATCTCCGGCACTGTTCCGAGCTCGGGGTCCTCTTTCCGACTCAGCAGCGATGATGGCGACCCTTTGTTAGGTTCTCGTATCG GAGCTGGAACAGATGATGGTGATGCTTTAACAACGGAAACAGATCCAGAGGTTTCGTCCTCTAGTAGAATTGCTGCCAGAAAGAACAAATATCGTACGAGCAGCATCAAATTGTTTGGGGTAGAATTATCCCCTGATAATGTTGCTGTTGCGATGGTGTATTTTGTTCAAGGTGTTTTAGGGCTTGCAAGACTGGCTGTGAACTTTTACTTAAAAGATGATTTGCATTTGGACCCTGCTGAG GCAGCTGTGCTTTCTGGTTTTTCTGCATTGCCGTGGCTTGTCAAACCTCTTTACGGGTTTATTAG TGATTCTGTCCCGCTCTTTGGTTATCGAAGAAGATCGTACCTAGTTTTGTCAGGGCTGCTTGGTGCGCTCTCATGGAGTTTGATGGCTACTTTTGTTGACAACAAGTATAGTGCTGGTTTTTGCATACTTCTTGGATCTCTCTCTGTTGCCTTTTCGGATGTT GTTGTAGATTCAATGGTTGTGGAGAGGGCACGTGGTGAGTCACAAAGCACCTCAGGATCTCTTCAGTCTTTATGTTGGGGTTCTTCGGCCTTTGGTGGAATTGTGAGCTCCTACTTCAGTGGATCTTTGTTGGATGCATATGGAGTAAG GTTTGTTTTTGGTGTCACATCATTGCTTCCGTTGATAACATCTGTAGTTGCCGTTCTTGTAAAAGAACAACCTATGATTGGTACAGCAAGAGGGCTAAATCTTCTTTTTTCCGGGCCAGAGTTTTTGGAAAGTTCAAAACAGCGCATTATTCAGCTGTGGGGTTCTGTACGACAGCGTAGTGTTTTTCTTCCtactttgtttattttcttgtgGCAAGCAACCCCGCAGTCTGACTCTGCTATGTTCTACTTTAC CACAAATTCTCTTGGTTTTACTCCTGAGTTTTTGGGACGTGTCAAGCTTGTTACCTCAATTGCGTCTCTGCTTGGTGTTGGTCTTTATAATGGATTTCTGAAGAATGTGCCTTTACGAAAAGTATTTTTTGCAACTACACTTTTAGGTTCAACGCTTGGGATGACTCAG GTTTTCCTCGTTACTGGACTAAACCGGAAGTTTGGCATTAGTGATGAGTGGTTTGCAATTGGTGATTCATTAATTCTCACTGTTTTGAGTCAG GCTTCTTTCATGCCTGTTCTTGTGCTAGCAGCAAGATTATGTCCTGAAGGAATGGAGGCAACTCTTTTTGCAACTCTCATGTCTGTATCTAATGGAGGGAGTGTTGTTGGGGGATTGTTAGGGGCGGGCTTGACTCAACTATTTGGAATTACCAAGGACAGATTTGATAACTTAGCAGCTTTGATAATCCTTTGCAATCTTAGCTCATTATTGCCTCTGCCTCTTCTTGGCCTTCTCCCTGGGGACAATCCTGATATGAATGAGGAGGACAATTCCgatattgagatgaaatgtAATTGA
- the LOC114372129 gene encoding folate-biopterin transporter 1, chloroplastic-like isoform X2, whose product MNCVYILSLIPYLPSNFSNYYPSLPRRTPIVTHSARFRRRTRRNPPEMEISGTVPSSGSSFRLSSDDGDPLLGSRIGAGTDDGDALTTETDPEVSSSSRIAARKNKYRTSSIKLFGVELSPDNVAVAMVYFVQGVLGLARLAVNFYLKDDLHLDPAEAAVLSGFSALPWLVKPLYGFISDSVPLFGYRRRSYLVLSGLLGALSWSLMATFVDNKYSAGFCILLGSLSVAFSDVVVDSMVVERARGESQSTSGSLQSLCWGSSAFGGIVSSYFSGSLLDAYGVRFVFGVTSLLPLITSVVAVLVKEQPMIGTARGLNLLFSGPEFLESSKQRIIQLWGSVRQRSVFLPTLFIFLWQATPQSDSAMFYFTTNSLGFTPEFLGRVKLVTSIASLLGVGLYNGFLKNVPLRKVFFATTLLGSTLGMTQVFLVTGLNRKFGISDEWFAIGDSLILTVLSQASFMPVLVLAARLCPEGMEATLFATLMSVSNGGSVVGGLLGAGLTQLFGITKDRFDNLAALIILCNLSSLLPLPLLGLLPGDNPDMNEEDNSDIEMK is encoded by the exons ATGAATTGTGTGTATATTTTGTCTTTAATACCATATTTACCCTCCAATTTTTCCAACTATTATCCTTCTCTTCCACGCCGCACGCCAATTGTCACTCATTCAGCGCGATTCCGCCGGAGAACGCGTCGGAATCCGCCGGAAATGGAAATCTCCGGCACTGTTCCGAGCTCGGGGTCCTCTTTCCGACTCAGCAGCGATGATGGCGACCCTTTGTTAGGTTCTCGTATCG GAGCTGGAACAGATGATGGTGATGCTTTAACAACGGAAACAGATCCAGAGGTTTCGTCCTCTAGTAGAATTGCTGCCAGAAAGAACAAATATCGTACGAGCAGCATCAAATTGTTTGGGGTAGAATTATCCCCTGATAATGTTGCTGTTGCGATGGTGTATTTTGTTCAAGGTGTTTTAGGGCTTGCAAGACTGGCTGTGAACTTTTACTTAAAAGATGATTTGCATTTGGACCCTGCTGAG GCAGCTGTGCTTTCTGGTTTTTCTGCATTGCCGTGGCTTGTCAAACCTCTTTACGGGTTTATTAG TGATTCTGTCCCGCTCTTTGGTTATCGAAGAAGATCGTACCTAGTTTTGTCAGGGCTGCTTGGTGCGCTCTCATGGAGTTTGATGGCTACTTTTGTTGACAACAAGTATAGTGCTGGTTTTTGCATACTTCTTGGATCTCTCTCTGTTGCCTTTTCGGATGTT GTTGTAGATTCAATGGTTGTGGAGAGGGCACGTGGTGAGTCACAAAGCACCTCAGGATCTCTTCAGTCTTTATGTTGGGGTTCTTCGGCCTTTGGTGGAATTGTGAGCTCCTACTTCAGTGGATCTTTGTTGGATGCATATGGAGTAAG GTTTGTTTTTGGTGTCACATCATTGCTTCCGTTGATAACATCTGTAGTTGCCGTTCTTGTAAAAGAACAACCTATGATTGGTACAGCAAGAGGGCTAAATCTTCTTTTTTCCGGGCCAGAGTTTTTGGAAAGTTCAAAACAGCGCATTATTCAGCTGTGGGGTTCTGTACGACAGCGTAGTGTTTTTCTTCCtactttgtttattttcttgtgGCAAGCAACCCCGCAGTCTGACTCTGCTATGTTCTACTTTAC CACAAATTCTCTTGGTTTTACTCCTGAGTTTTTGGGACGTGTCAAGCTTGTTACCTCAATTGCGTCTCTGCTTGGTGTTGGTCTTTATAATGGATTTCTGAAGAATGTGCCTTTACGAAAAGTATTTTTTGCAACTACACTTTTAGGTTCAACGCTTGGGATGACTCAG GTTTTCCTCGTTACTGGACTAAACCGGAAGTTTGGCATTAGTGATGAGTGGTTTGCAATTGGTGATTCATTAATTCTCACTGTTTTGAGTCAG GCTTCTTTCATGCCTGTTCTTGTGCTAGCAGCAAGATTATGTCCTGAAGGAATGGAGGCAACTCTTTTTGCAACTCTCATGTCTGTATCTAATGGAGGGAGTGTTGTTGGGGGATTGTTAGGGGCGGGCTTGACTCAACTATTTGGAATTACCAAGGACAGATTTGATAACTTAGCAGCTTTGATAATCCTTTGCAATCTTAGCTCATTATTGCCTCTGCCTCTTCTTGGCCTTCTCCCTGGGGACAATCCTGATATGAATGAGGAGGACAATTCCgatattgagatgaaat aa